GCATCGACTTTCTGCGCGGCGCGGTCTCGTACGTGCGCGATCAGCTCGGCTACTCGGCGGGCGACTTCCTGTACGAAATGTGCGAGGGCATCCTGGCGTCGAACTATCCGGTGCCGGACCGCATGCTCAAGTTGTCCGAGCTGATCGTCGGCCAGTATCTGCGCCGCGAGATGATCGGCAATCATCCGTTCGTCGGCGAATTCGACGTGTTCGCGGTGGAAGGCGGCACGGCGGCGATGACGTACATCTTCAACACGATGCGCGAGAACCATCTGATCAAGGCAGGCGACACGATCGCGCTCGGCATGCCGATCTTCACGCCGTACATCGAGATTCCGCGCCTGAACGACTATCAGCTGAATGTCGTCAATCTCGAAGCCGACGTGGAAAACGGCTGGCAGTATTCGAAGAAGGAACTCGACAAGCTGCGCGACCCGAAGGTGAAGGCCTTCTTCCTCGTGAACCCGAGCAATCCGCCCTCGGTGAAGATCGACGACGAGAGCCTCCAGTACATCGCCGACATCGTCAAGGAACGGCCGGACCTGATCCTGCTGACCGACGACGTGTACGGCACCTTCGCCGACGACTTCGTGTCGCTGTTCGCGCTCGCGCCGAAGAACACGATCCTCGTGTATTCGTACTCGAAGTATTTCGGCGCGACCGGCTGGCGGCTCGGCACGATCGCGACGCATCGCGACAACGTGCTCGACCGTTTGATCGCCGAGTTGCCGAAGGACGCGAAGAAGCAATTGCACGAGCGCTACGAATCGATCACGACGGAGCCGGACAAGCTCAAGTTCATCGACCGGCTGGTCGCGGACAGCCGCACCGTCGCGCTGAATCACACGGCGGGTCTATCGACGCCGCAACAGGTGCAGATGGTGTTGTTCTCGCTGTTCTCGCTGATGGACACGCCCGACGCGTACAAGAACGCGCTGAAGCGGCTGATCCGCAAGCGCAAGCAGGCGCTCTACGAAGAGGTCGGCATTTCGTTCGAGGACGACGATCCGAATCAGGTCGACTACTACACGATTCTCGACATCGAATTCCTTGGCGAGAAGATGTTCGGGCGCGAGTTCGTCGACTGGCTGCTGAAAAACACCGAGCCTTCCGAGCTGCTGTTCCGTCTTGCACGCGAAGCGCGGGTCGTGTTGTTGCCGGGGCGCGGGTTTGGCACGCAGCATCCGTCGGGGCGCGTATCGCTCGCGAATCTGAACGAGTCGGACTATCGGCAGATCGGGCGCGCGCTGCGCAAACTGATCGAGGAGTACATCGAACGATTCAATGCCGCGACCGGAAAAAAGCTCGATAAAACGAAGGTGAAATAACACGCGGTGGGCGATTGTTGGCCAACTGGCAGGCATTTGCAGCGAAAGTGAATAAATTCGCTGCAAACGTGTTTAAAGGCTTGCGCAATCGCGCGGATCGGTGAATTATCCAACGCACGGCCTCGCCAGTGTCATTGCTGGCGAGGCCGCTTTTTACTCTGCGTTTGCTCGCGTTCCGACTTTCACGCCGACTTCTACGTCGACTCACACGTCTCGATCATGCCGACTTCTTCACACTCCTCCGTTGCTTCCGTCGTGCCCTGTCCGGTTGTCGACTCGCTCGACGCCATCCTTCCCGAAGAACCGTTGCTGATGATGGGCGCCGGCCCCGTGCCGATTCCCGCCGCCGTCGCCAAGGCCAACGCGATCGTGATCAATCACCTCGGCGGCACCATGGTGAAGGTGATCAACCAGGTGAAGACCATGGCGCGCTACGTGTTCCAGACGAACTCGAAGTGGGTGCTGGGTGTCGCGGGTCCGGGATCGGCGGCGATGGAAATGGCGATCTCCAATCTCGCGTGGCAAGGCACGCGCGTGCTGAGCATCAAGAACGGTTTCTTCAGCGAGCGGATGGCGGAGATGGGCCGCCGTGTCGGCGCGCAGGTGAGCACGCTGGACGTCGACGACGGCGTGGTCGCGAGTCTCGATCAGGTTGCCGAAGCGATTCGCCGCGAGCGGCCGGAGATCGTGACCGTAGTGCAGGGCGAGACCTCGAACACGGTGTGGAATTACCACCTGAAGGATATCGCCGCGCTCGCCAAGGCGGCTGGCGCGCTGGTGATCGTCGACGCGGTGTGCACGCTCAGCACGATGCCGCTGGAGATGGACGCGTGGGGCATCGACGCGGTGATCACCGGTGGGCAGAAGGGCTTGTCGTCGATCCCCGGCGTGTCGCTGATCGCGTTCTCGGATGCGGCGTGGGCGCGCGTGAAGGGACGCACGGCGTCGAACGCGCACTGGTGCCTGGATGCCTCGCTCGCGGAGAACTTCTGGCACAACGCGGGCTATCACTACACCGCGCCGGTGTCGGGCGTGCTCGCGTTGCACGAGGCGTTGCGACTGGTGTGCGCGGAGACGCTGGAGAAGCGTTTCGCGCGACATCTGAAATGCTCGCTGGCGTTGCAGGAAGGGATCGCCGCGTTGGGGCTGAAGCTGTATGCGCCCGCCGAGTGCCGGCTCAATTCCGTAGTCGGCATCGAAGTGCCGCAGGGTTTGAATCCCGGCGACATCTGCGGGCATATCTCGCGGCAGCATCAGGTGGAGATTTCGGGCTCGTTCGGTTTGCCGATCGTGCGGATCGGCCAGATGGGCGAGCAATGCCGCGAACACAATCTGTTCAGAACGCTGCACGCGCTGGGCCGCACGATGCGCGATCTCGGCGCGAACGTGGATTTGCCGGCGGGCGTAGCGGCGCTGGAGAAATCGCTGTCGGGTGGGGCGCGCGCGGCAGCGCGGTGACGCGGCGTGAACGTCCCTGTCGCACGCCTGATCGAAACTGAAGCAACGCCGAAGCCGGCCGCCGCGCGCGCGGGCAGCGCGGCGCTTCACTTGAGATAGAGCGCCGGCGCCCAGCCGCCTTCGCGCGAAGAAAACTGCACGCTGCGCCCCGTCGTGTTGCGTATGCAGATGCCGATCTGCGTCGCGCCGGCGGCGACCTGCGCGGCCACGTAGCTCGTCACGTCGTTCGTGCGCACGCCGGGCAAGTTGTCCAGATAGATGCCGCCTATGTGTTGCGTCGAGCAGGCGCTGGCAGTCGGCGGATGCGTCGCGTCGTCCCAATCCGTGGACGCTGCGTAAAGGTCGAGCATCACGGCCGTCGAGTCGCTGACGTTCTGCCCATAGGTTTGCAGCGAAGACGTCGCATACGGATAGGCGCCGAGATCGCGAGGCGTGTCGAATTTCATCAGTACGACGCTGCCGGTCGTCGACATCAGCGTGGCGTCGGTGGCATGCACCACGCCGTTCGTGTCGGTCCACGCGTCTGCGTTAGCGACCGAGTAATACGTCGGGATGCTCTTCGAGCAGGTCGAGCCCTGCGTTACCGGCGCGTTCATGCACGTGTCGATCATGTATTGCATCGAATCGACCTTCCACGCGTCGATAAAATCGCCGTGGGCCGTGTACATGCCGCCCCATTGCAGCACCCAGCGGCCATCCTGCCACACCGGGTCCAGCGATAGCTGCGCGCTCGACATATCGGGGTCCTGTCCGAGGTCGTACGCGATGTTCATCTGCAACTCCGGCAGCTTGACCGGGAAGGCGCTGGGGCACGTACCGTCCGCATTGCGATACGCCATGTTGACAATGCCGGCCATGGGGTCGGGCACCAGCGTTTTGCCGTCCCAGCAATCCGGGAAATGCACAGAGATGTCGAGCTGCGCGTACGGGCCGTCGCTGCCGGTCACGAGCGGGCACTGGGTCGGGGCGACTGTCGTGTACGAGCCGCCCGCGCACAGGAAGTTGATGTGGGGATTCGGTGTCGTGCCCTTGTGATCGCCCGCCAGCATCTCGAGGCCGGCGGGAATCGCCTGAAGCGGAACAACCGGTTGATCGTTCTTGTAATAGGTCTTCTGATACGACGGCACGACGATGCCGGACGCGCGCTTCAGTTGCGGCGCCCAGTAGGCCGAGACGTCGGCGGTCGAATCGCAGGTGGTGAGCTTGTTGTCGTTCAGTGAACCGTATGTGCTGGATGCATTCGTCGCCGTGTTGCCGAAGAAATCGTGACCCATTGCCTGACCGGGAAGACCGGGATACATGATCGGATCATCCGGCAATGTATGGGAGTAAGCGCATTGCACGTTGAACTCGTTGGCCCAGGCGGGGGCAGCGACCGACGCCAGAAGTATCCAGAGCACGCGAAAGATTTTCATGTCGGACTCCGTTGAGTCGCGACGTATCGCGAACCCGTGCGGCCGCGAGCGTCATTGATGAAACCTGTTTCGTAGTATGACGAACTAATCTGTCTGGAAGCGAAGACGGGACCGACAATGACGAAAGTCTAATGAGCGTGCAATCCGAATCCGCCGGTGCGGCGGGCGCCGTCTCCGACGCGGCGTGCCGCGTCGGACAGGAAGAAGGAACCGATCGAAGCTGAATCAGGTCGCCGCGGGGGCGACCGGCGCGCGTGCATTGCGCAGATAGAGAACCGTCGACAGCACGACGGCCGCGGCCGACGCCATCGCCGCAAACAGAAACACCGAGCCGTAGCCGAACTCACCGGCGATATACCCCGCCAGCGGCCCGGTAATCCCCAGCGACAGATCCAGAAACACCGAATACGCCGACAACGCCGCGCCGCGGCTTGCCGGCGGCACGAGGCCGACCGCCTCGACGCCGAGCGCCGGAAACACCAGTGCGAAGCCGAAGCCCGTCAACGCGGCGCCGGCGAGCGCCACGTGCGGTTCGGGGGCGAGCCACAGCATCAACAGCCCCGCGCATTCGAACGAGAACGACGCAATCGCGACGCGGAACCCGCCGTAAGTCTTGATCGTATTGGCGAACAGCAGACGCGCGCCGATGAAGAGCGTGCCGAACACCGTCAGCGACAGCGCCGCGTTCGGCCAATGCCTCGCCGCATAGAACAGCGTGATGAAGGTGGCGATCGAGCCGAACCCGGCCGAGCCGAGCGCGAGCCCGAGGCCATGCGGCAACACGCGCGTGAACACGCTGCCGTACGACATGCGCTCGCCGTGCACGACCGGCACCGGCGCGATGGGCCGCGCCAGATAGAAACCGAGAGCGGCCAGCAGAATCACCAGAATGCCCAGCGCGGCGAAGCCGACCGTATGCGCGATCGCGACGCCGAGCGGCGCACCGACCGCCAGCGCGCCATACGTGGCGATGCCGTTCCACGAAATCACCCGCGCGTTGTTGCTGGTGCCGACCCGGCCGATGCCCCACAGAATCGCGCCGGTGCCGCACAGGCTTTCGCCGAAACCGAGCACGAGCCGGCTACACACCAGCAGCGCGAGGCTCAGCACGGGCCAGCGGCCGCACAGCACCGCGGCCAGCAACAGCACGCCGCTCGCACCGCACCCCAGCAGACCGATCGACACCGTGCGTTTCGGCCCCAGCGTGTCCGCCGAGCGGCCGGCCAGCGGCCGCGACGCGAGCGTCGCCAGGTATTGCACGCTGATTGCCGCGCCGGCCAGCACCGCGCTATAGCCGAGGTCGTCGTGGACGTAGCCGGGCAGCACCGCGAGCGGAATTCCGATCGTCAGGTAGCAAATAAACGTGAAAAAAACGACCGGAATGATCTGCAAGGTCGTCGCAAACTGGCTGCGAGGTGCCGCTGAGTCGGTGGACATGGGGAAAACGAGACTTGAAAACGCCGGAAAGCCGTGATTTTCCCATGGAACCGATTCCCTTGCAGGGATTGCTTAATAATCCAGGCGGTTAATAAACGGTGCCGGATGCATATAGTGGTCAGTTTTTGCTGCTTCGACGTCGTTTTTTCCGGTGCGACAGGTGAGTTGCGGCAGAGTGGGGTTGTCTTTATTGGCTTATAAATTAAAAAAATACGGTAAATTTCGCCTATGAACATAAGCCACCGACCGCTCAAATCCATCTCTATATCGTTTCAAGGATATGTCCCGCATGCGATCCGAGCTATGGGTTGTATTTATTGAGGATGATAGTTTTCGAACCATCACGCAGCACGTCCCCACGGACACAGAACTTCGAGAGTAAAGAGACATGACTGAGCCGATTCGCTTCTACCACCGCAACGCGATCCGCGAGATCAAGGACGCGCCTGTTACCCGCACGGTCCTGCAGTATCTGCGCGAGGACGCGCACTGCACCGGCACCAAGGAAGGCTGCGCCGAAGGCGACTGCGGCGCGTGCACGGTCGTGCTCGGCGAACGCAATGCGGCGGGCGGCGTCGACTTCAAGGCGGTCAACGCGTGCATTCAATTCGTGCCGACGCTGGACGGCAAGGCGCTGTTCACCGTCGAGGATCTGCGTCAGCCGGACGGCTCGCTGCATCCGGTGCAGGAAGCGATGGTGGAGTGTCACGGTTCGCAGTGTGGTTTCTGCACGCCGGGCTTCGTCATGTCGATGTGGTCGCTGTATGAAAAGCACGGCCACGAGCATAGCTGCGCGAACAGGACGGTGCCGTCGCGCGACACGATCAGCAACGCGCTGACCGGCAACCTGTGCCGCTGCACCGGCTACCGTCCGATCGTCGATGCCGCCGTGCGCATGTTCGACGCGCCGCCGCCGAAAGCGCCGGTCAACGTCGAAGCGCTCGCCGCGACGCTCGCGAAGATCGAACGTACCGACACGTTCCACTATCAGCACGCCGGCCAGCAGTTCGACGCGCCGCGCACGGTCGACGCGCTCGCGAAGATCAAGGAAGCCGAACCGGCCACGCGGATTCTCGCCGGCAGCACCGACATCGGTCTGTGGGTCACGAAGATGATGCGCGAGCTCGGCAACATCGTGTACGTCGGTCAGATCGCCGAATTCCAGAAGCTGGAAGTCAACGGCGACTGGATCGAGATCGGCGCGGGCGTGAGCGTCGAAAAGGCCTATACGGAAATCATCAAGCAGTATCCGGAACTGTTCGAAATGCAGCAGCGCTTCGCGTCGCTGCCGATCCGCAACGCCGGCACGCTCGGCGGCAATATCGCCAACGGTTCGCCGATCGGCGATTCGATGCCCGGCCTGATCGCGCTGGGCGCGCACGTGGTCGTGCGCGGCGGCGATATCGAACGCGAAATGCCGCTGGAAGATCTGTACCTCGCCTACCAGAAGAAGGACATGGCCGAGCACGAGTTCGTGGTCGGGCTGAAGGTGCCGACCCGCACCGGCGCGCGCAAGAACCTGCAATTCCGCACCTACAAGCTGTCCAAGCGCTTCGACTCGGACATCTCGGCAGTCTGCGCGGCGTTCTCGTTCATCGCCGACGGCAACATGATCCGCGAACCGCGCATCGCGTTCGGCGGCATGGCCGCGACCTCCAAGCGCGCCACGCACGCCGAAGCCGTGCTGCGCGACGCGGAATGGCACGAAGCCACCGCGCAGGCCGCGATGATCGCGCTCGGCAACGACTACGCGCCGCTGTCCGACATGCGTGCGACCAGCAACTACCGGCTCGATGCCGCGAAGAACACCTTGTACCGTTTCTGGCTCGAAACGCGTCCGAACAATCCGCTGCCGAAGAGCGCGCTCGACGTGCGCGCGGTCGCCCCGGCCTGTGCCCCGGCCGGCGCGAATGTCTAAGACGAGATAAGTACACAAAAGGCCGGCCGCCTGGCGCTTGATGCCGGGCGGACGGGCAGGACAACCGGGGCGTCCCGGCGCGGTCCTGGAAGCATACGGAGAACATCACAATGAATCAGCAAGCCGAACCGTTCCTGAAAGACCTCAAGGAGCTCGAGGACTTCACCCAGGTCCACGTTTCGCGACCGCACGAGTCCGCGCATCTGCACGTGAGCGGCCGCGCGACCTATACCGACGACATCCCGACGCTCGCCGGCACGCTGCACGCCGCGCTCGGCCTGTCGCCGAAAGCGCACGCGAAGATCGTCTCGATGTCGCTCGACAAGGTGCGCGCCACGCCGGGCGTGGTCGCGATCTTCACCGCCGAGGACTTCCCGGGCGTCAACGACGTCGGCCCGATCATCCACGGCGACGATCCGATTCTCGCGGACGGCCTCGTGCAATACGTCGGCCAGCCGATGTTCATCGTGGTCGCGACCTCGCACGAAGCCGCGCGTCTCGCCGCGCGCCGCGCCGAAGTCGTCTACGAAGAGCTGCCGGCGGTGCTGACCGCGCAGCAGGCGCGCGCCGCGAACCAGCACGTGCTGCCGCCGATGAAACTCGCGCGCGGCGATGCCGGCACGAAGATCGCCCGCGCCGCGCATCGCGAAGCCGGCGAAATGCTGCTGGGCGGCCAGGAACAGTTCTATCTGGAAGGCCAGATCTCGTACGCGGTGCCGAAGGACGACGACGGCATGCACGTCTACTGTTCGACGCAGCATCCGACCGAAATGCAGCACATGGTCGCGCATGCGTTGGGCGTGGCGTCGCACAACGTGCTGATCGAGTGCCGCCGGATGGGCGGCGGGTTCGGCGGCAAGGAATCCCAATCGGGTCTGTTCGCCTGCTGCGCGGCGCTCGCCGCATGGAAGCTGCTGTGCCCGGTGAAGCTGCGTCCGGACCGCGACGACGACATGATGGTCACGGGCAAGCGCCACGATTTCCACTACACGTACGAAGTCGGTTACGACGATCAAGGCGTGATCGACGGCGTGTCGGTCGACATGACCTCGCGCTGCGGTTTCTCCGCCGACCTGTCGGGTCCGGTGATGACGCGCGCGCTGTGCCACTTCGACAACGCGTACTGGCTCTCCGACGTCTCGATCGACGGTTTCTGCGGCAAGACCAACACGCAGTCGAACACCGCGTTCCGCGGCTTCGGCGGTCCGCAGGGCGCGTTCGCGATCGAATACATCATGGACAACGTCGCGCGTTCGGTCGGCCAGGATTCGCTCGACGTACGTCGCCGCAACCTGTACGGCAAGACCGAGCGCAATCAGACGCCGTACGGCCAGGTCGTCGAAGACAACGTGATTCACGAGCTGATCGACGAACTCGAAGCGACCAGCGAATACCGCGCACGCCGCGCCGCGATCAACGAATTCAACGCGAACAATGAGATCCTGAAGAAGGGTCTCGCATTGACGCCGGTGAAGTTCGGCATCGCGTTCAACGTGACCCACTTCAACCAGGCCGGTGCGCTGGTGCATATCTACACCGACGGTTCGGTGCTGGTGAACCACGGCGGCACCGAAATGGGCCAGGGTTTGAACACCAAGGTCGCGCAGGTCGTCGCGCATGAACTCGGCATCAGCTTCGGCCGTATCCGCGTGACCGCGACCGATACCAGCAAGATCGCCAATACCTCGGCGACGGCGGCATCGACCGGTTCGGACCTGAACGGCAGGGCCGCGCAGGACGCCGCGCGTCAATTGCGCGAACGTCTGCAGGCATTCGCGGCCGAGCGTTTCGGCGGCAATCAGGTGAGCGCGTCGGAAGTGCGCTTCGTGCACGACCGCGTGGTGGTCGGCGACGCCGTGGTGCCGTTCGAGGAAGTGATCGCGAAGGCCTACGTCGCACGTATTCAATTGTGGTCCGACGGTTTCTACGCCACGCCGAAGCTCTACTGGGATCAGGCGAAGCTGCAAGGCCGGCCGTTCTTCTACTACTCGTACGGCGCGGCCGTGTCGGAAGTGGTGATCGACACGCTGACCGGCGAAATGCGCGTGCTGCGCGCGGACGCATTGCACGACGTGGGCGCATCGCTGAACCCGGCGCTCGACGTCGGCCAGGTGGAAGGCGCGTTCATTCAGGGCATGGGCTGGCTCACGACCGAGGAACTGTGGTGGAACGCGGGCGGCAAGCTGATGACGCATGCGCCGTCCACCTACAAGATTCCGACCGTCAACGACACGCCGCCCGATTTCCGCGTGCGCCTGTTCAAGAACCGCAATGCGGAGGACAGCATTCACCGTTCGAAGGCGACCGGCGAGCCGCCGCTGCTGCTGCCGTTCTCGGTGTTCTTCGCGGTGCGCGATGCGGTCTCGGCGGTGGGCAACCACAAGGTCAACCCGCCGCTGAACGCGCCGGCGACGAGCGAGGAAATCCTCAAGGCCGTCAGCGCGGTGCGCGCGGCCGTCGCCACGCCGCGTCAGTGAACGCGCGGCGCGACTGACGCAGGCGCGGCGCAAGACGCATGACTCAACCTCTCACTGGAATGATCGCCATGAACGCTTCTTCTTCCGTTCAGATCGGCCGGCGCAGCACCGTGCAGGTGCCGCGTCCGGCGCCGATGCACATCGTGCTGTTCGGTGCCGGGCACGTCGGTCACGCGCTCGTCGAGCTGCTCGGCAGCCTGCCGTGCGTGGTCCAGTGGGTCGACGAACGCGACGAGCTGTTCCCCGACGAGACGCCCGCCAACGTGCAGATCGAAGCGACCGACACGCCGGATGCGATCGTCGATACGGCGCCGCCCGGTGCGTATTTCCTGGTGATGACGCACAACCACGCGCTCGATTTCTCGCTGGCCGCGCGCATCATGCGGCGACGCGATTTCACGTACTTCGGCATGATCGGTTCGAAGACCAAGCGCGTGAAGTTCGAGCGCCGTCTGCTGGATCGCGGTGTGGATCTTGACCGGCTGGTGGAGATGACCTGTCCGATCGGCGTGGCGGGTATCGTCGACAAGGCGCCGCCCGCGATCGCGGTGGCGGTGTGTGCCGAACTGCTGCAGATCCGCTCGCGGCAGGTCGCGGCGCAGGCGACGCTGGATAAACTCTGCGCGAGCGTGTGAGCTTCACGTGAGCGTCGTGTGAGGGTTGTTTGAATGTGCCTTCGCAGTCTTTCTTCAAAGGGTGACGCGTAAAACGTCCCCTCCTTCCCGCTAACGTCAGCCTTGCGCTGACGTTTCTTTTTTCGGCGGCCGCTTGGCGCGCCGCACTTTCTGCGCGACCAGCTCGTCCGACACCTGCGACATCAGCGTGCGCAACCAGCCGACATCGCTCGGCCGATCTGGCTGCGGATGCCACAGCTGATAGCACTTGATGCGC
The sequence above is a segment of the Paraburkholderia sp. D15 genome. Coding sequences within it:
- a CDS encoding bifunctional aspartate transaminase/aspartate 4-decarboxylase, whose amino-acid sequence is MAKEKGDKKHADMAQAGLAALSPFELKDELIKAAGGGAVERAANVSMLNAGRGNPNFLATIPRHGFWQLGLFAMRESERSFAYMPEGVGGFPRRDGLEERFDLFLRENKGVAGIDFLRGAVSYVRDQLGYSAGDFLYEMCEGILASNYPVPDRMLKLSELIVGQYLRREMIGNHPFVGEFDVFAVEGGTAAMTYIFNTMRENHLIKAGDTIALGMPIFTPYIEIPRLNDYQLNVVNLEADVENGWQYSKKELDKLRDPKVKAFFLVNPSNPPSVKIDDESLQYIADIVKERPDLILLTDDVYGTFADDFVSLFALAPKNTILVYSYSKYFGATGWRLGTIATHRDNVLDRLIAELPKDAKKQLHERYESITTEPDKLKFIDRLVADSRTVALNHTAGLSTPQQVQMVLFSLFSLMDTPDAYKNALKRLIRKRKQALYEEVGISFEDDDPNQVDYYTILDIEFLGEKMFGREFVDWLLKNTEPSELLFRLAREARVVLLPGRGFGTQHPSGRVSLANLNESDYRQIGRALRKLIEEYIERFNAATGKKLDKTKVK
- a CDS encoding alanine--glyoxylate aminotransferase family protein: MPTSSHSSVASVVPCPVVDSLDAILPEEPLLMMGAGPVPIPAAVAKANAIVINHLGGTMVKVINQVKTMARYVFQTNSKWVLGVAGPGSAAMEMAISNLAWQGTRVLSIKNGFFSERMAEMGRRVGAQVSTLDVDDGVVASLDQVAEAIRRERPEIVTVVQGETSNTVWNYHLKDIAALAKAAGALVIVDAVCTLSTMPLEMDAWGIDAVITGGQKGLSSIPGVSLIAFSDAAWARVKGRTASNAHWCLDASLAENFWHNAGYHYTAPVSGVLALHEALRLVCAETLEKRFARHLKCSLALQEGIAALGLKLYAPAECRLNSVVGIEVPQGLNPGDICGHISRQHQVEISGSFGLPIVRIGQMGEQCREHNLFRTLHALGRTMRDLGANVDLPAGVAALEKSLSGGARAAAR
- the xdhB gene encoding xanthine dehydrogenase molybdopterin binding subunit, which translates into the protein MNQQAEPFLKDLKELEDFTQVHVSRPHESAHLHVSGRATYTDDIPTLAGTLHAALGLSPKAHAKIVSMSLDKVRATPGVVAIFTAEDFPGVNDVGPIIHGDDPILADGLVQYVGQPMFIVVATSHEAARLAARRAEVVYEELPAVLTAQQARAANQHVLPPMKLARGDAGTKIARAAHREAGEMLLGGQEQFYLEGQISYAVPKDDDGMHVYCSTQHPTEMQHMVAHALGVASHNVLIECRRMGGGFGGKESQSGLFACCAALAAWKLLCPVKLRPDRDDDMMVTGKRHDFHYTYEVGYDDQGVIDGVSVDMTSRCGFSADLSGPVMTRALCHFDNAYWLSDVSIDGFCGKTNTQSNTAFRGFGGPQGAFAIEYIMDNVARSVGQDSLDVRRRNLYGKTERNQTPYGQVVEDNVIHELIDELEATSEYRARRAAINEFNANNEILKKGLALTPVKFGIAFNVTHFNQAGALVHIYTDGSVLVNHGGTEMGQGLNTKVAQVVAHELGISFGRIRVTATDTSKIANTSATAASTGSDLNGRAAQDAARQLRERLQAFAAERFGGNQVSASEVRFVHDRVVVGDAVVPFEEVIAKAYVARIQLWSDGFYATPKLYWDQAKLQGRPFFYYSYGAAVSEVVIDTLTGEMRVLRADALHDVGASLNPALDVGQVEGAFIQGMGWLTTEELWWNAGGKLMTHAPSTYKIPTVNDTPPDFRVRLFKNRNAEDSIHRSKATGEPPLLLPFSVFFAVRDAVSAVGNHKVNPPLNAPATSEEILKAVSAVRAAVATPRQ
- a CDS encoding MFS transporter; translated protein: MSTDSAAPRSQFATTLQIIPVVFFTFICYLTIGIPLAVLPGYVHDDLGYSAVLAGAAISVQYLATLASRPLAGRSADTLGPKRTVSIGLLGCGASGVLLLAAVLCGRWPVLSLALLVCSRLVLGFGESLCGTGAILWGIGRVGTSNNARVISWNGIATYGALAVGAPLGVAIAHTVGFAALGILVILLAALGFYLARPIAPVPVVHGERMSYGSVFTRVLPHGLGLALGSAGFGSIATFITLFYAARHWPNAALSLTVFGTLFIGARLLFANTIKTYGGFRVAIASFSFECAGLLMLWLAPEPHVALAGAALTGFGFALVFPALGVEAVGLVPPASRGAALSAYSVFLDLSLGITGPLAGYIAGEFGYGSVFLFAAMASAAAVVLSTVLYLRNARAPVAPAAT
- the xdhC gene encoding xanthine dehydrogenase accessory protein XdhC; its protein translation is MNASSSVQIGRRSTVQVPRPAPMHIVLFGAGHVGHALVELLGSLPCVVQWVDERDELFPDETPANVQIEATDTPDAIVDTAPPGAYFLVMTHNHALDFSLAARIMRRRDFTYFGMIGSKTKRVKFERRLLDRGVDLDRLVEMTCPIGVAGIVDKAPPAIAVAVCAELLQIRSRQVAAQATLDKLCASV
- a CDS encoding DUF1996 domain-containing protein, which produces MKIFRVLWILLASVAAPAWANEFNVQCAYSHTLPDDPIMYPGLPGQAMGHDFFGNTATNASSTYGSLNDNKLTTCDSTADVSAYWAPQLKRASGIVVPSYQKTYYKNDQPVVPLQAIPAGLEMLAGDHKGTTPNPHINFLCAGGSYTTVAPTQCPLVTGSDGPYAQLDISVHFPDCWDGKTLVPDPMAGIVNMAYRNADGTCPSAFPVKLPELQMNIAYDLGQDPDMSSAQLSLDPVWQDGRWVLQWGGMYTAHGDFIDAWKVDSMQYMIDTCMNAPVTQGSTCSKSIPTYYSVANADAWTDTNGVVHATDATLMSTTGSVVLMKFDTPRDLGAYPYATSSLQTYGQNVSDSTAVMLDLYAASTDWDDATHPPTASACSTQHIGGIYLDNLPGVRTNDVTSYVAAQVAAGATQIGICIRNTTGRSVQFSSREGGWAPALYLK
- the xdhA gene encoding xanthine dehydrogenase small subunit gives rise to the protein MTEPIRFYHRNAIREIKDAPVTRTVLQYLREDAHCTGTKEGCAEGDCGACTVVLGERNAAGGVDFKAVNACIQFVPTLDGKALFTVEDLRQPDGSLHPVQEAMVECHGSQCGFCTPGFVMSMWSLYEKHGHEHSCANRTVPSRDTISNALTGNLCRCTGYRPIVDAAVRMFDAPPPKAPVNVEALAATLAKIERTDTFHYQHAGQQFDAPRTVDALAKIKEAEPATRILAGSTDIGLWVTKMMRELGNIVYVGQIAEFQKLEVNGDWIEIGAGVSVEKAYTEIIKQYPELFEMQQRFASLPIRNAGTLGGNIANGSPIGDSMPGLIALGAHVVVRGGDIEREMPLEDLYLAYQKKDMAEHEFVVGLKVPTRTGARKNLQFRTYKLSKRFDSDISAVCAAFSFIADGNMIREPRIAFGGMAATSKRATHAEAVLRDAEWHEATAQAAMIALGNDYAPLSDMRATSNYRLDAAKNTLYRFWLETRPNNPLPKSALDVRAVAPACAPAGANV